Proteins co-encoded in one Symmachiella macrocystis genomic window:
- a CDS encoding ThuA domain-containing protein → MPIAFPKITAALALLVLASPALFAAEPHPNRVVWEGDAGPGQGKHIVFIAGDHEYRGEETLPALARILAKEYGFKCSVCFTTDPADGTIKPGSNHITGLEALKTADLMVLFTRFQAFDDEQMQYIDDYLASGKPVIGLRTSTHAFNGLKGKFAHYNEGYDGEQQEWQGGFGEAILGEHWVGHYGRNHQQSSRLLVEPRQRKHPILRGVNNVHVQCGGYNAHPREGSTILARGQILNGMQPTAEPDETKEILPVVWVRHYQADNPKSRVFATTHGASEDILNPGFRRLLINAHLWCLGLDEAIQPGNPIDFVGPYHPKTFNFDGHRQGMKPADLEGWEAAILGAE, encoded by the coding sequence ATGCCGATCGCATTCCCGAAAATCACCGCCGCTCTCGCTCTGCTCGTACTCGCCTCCCCTGCTCTGTTCGCTGCGGAGCCGCATCCCAATCGTGTGGTTTGGGAAGGCGATGCCGGGCCGGGTCAGGGGAAGCACATTGTGTTCATTGCCGGCGATCATGAGTATCGCGGCGAAGAGACCTTACCGGCGCTGGCTAGGATTTTGGCCAAAGAGTATGGTTTCAAATGCAGCGTTTGCTTCACGACCGATCCGGCGGACGGCACGATTAAGCCGGGCAGCAATCACATCACCGGACTAGAAGCCCTCAAAACCGCCGATTTGATGGTGCTGTTCACGCGGTTTCAGGCGTTCGATGATGAGCAGATGCAGTACATCGACGACTACCTCGCCAGCGGCAAACCGGTGATCGGTTTACGGACCTCGACGCACGCCTTCAACGGCCTGAAAGGCAAATTCGCCCATTACAACGAAGGCTACGACGGCGAGCAGCAGGAGTGGCAAGGCGGTTTCGGCGAAGCGATCCTCGGCGAACACTGGGTCGGCCACTACGGCCGCAATCATCAACAAAGCTCGCGGTTGTTGGTGGAACCGCGACAACGCAAGCATCCCATTCTGCGGGGCGTGAACAATGTGCACGTGCAGTGCGGCGGCTACAACGCACATCCGCGCGAAGGCAGCACCATCCTCGCCCGCGGACAAATCCTCAACGGCATGCAACCGACTGCTGAGCCGGATGAAACCAAGGAAATCCTGCCCGTCGTCTGGGTCCGCCACTACCAAGCGGACAACCCCAAATCACGCGTCTTCGCTACCACCCACGGCGCTTCGGAAGACATCCTCAACCCCGGCTTCCGCCGCCTACTCATCAACGCCCACCTGTGGTGCTTAGGCCTGGACGAAGCCATCCAACCGGGAAACCCCATCGACTTCGTCGGCCCGTATCACCCGAAGACGTTCAATTTTGATGGACACCGCCAGGGGATGAAGCCGGCGGATCTTGAGGGGTGGGAAGCGGCGATTTTGGGGGCGGAGTAG
- a CDS encoding aspartate kinase: MLLVVQKFGGTSVADADKIKAAAARAVKAKRLGHQVVMVVSARGKKTDELVGLAAEITETPPAREMDMLLSTGEQESVALMAMAVQTLGEEAISLTGGQIGIVTDSTHTKARIRSISTNRMRQALKEGKIVIAAGFQGTDEDFNITTLGRGGSDTTAVALAAVLQADVCEIYTDVEGVFSTDPRMVEAAQKINRISYDEMLELASLGAGVMHSRSIEFADKFRVPIRVRPAYSDAEGTLVAPEPADHLPVVTGVAFVRDEARVSLSKLPDRPGVMQVVLQKMSERKIPVDMIVQDVGDGGLAEVSFTVPQNDLAETLTAAEAAIEELGAGKVLHGTNLSKVSVVGAGMRRHTGVAAQMFQALCDAEVNIGMITTSEIKISVLVSRDQCEAAVHAVHAGFGLHKEHAQTPPLGQAHAPVTGTATFTNEEWENDVIAKLSSMEDIVVSDVRLDREQSLVTISNIPDTPGIAADLFSANAKADVMVDMIVQNISHSGLAHLSFTVPKAQLQTSLDVTRAVAEKWPTAELNSQDHIAKLTVTGIGLRSHTGVGERMFHALAAANINVQLINTSEVRISTVIDLESGEAAHRAVLEAFGLEG, translated from the coding sequence GTGTTGTTAGTTGTGCAGAAATTTGGGGGAACCAGCGTCGCGGATGCTGATAAAATCAAGGCGGCCGCTGCACGGGCAGTGAAGGCCAAACGGTTGGGGCATCAGGTCGTGATGGTGGTCAGTGCCCGCGGTAAAAAAACCGACGAGTTGGTCGGATTGGCGGCGGAAATTACCGAGACGCCGCCGGCGCGGGAAATGGATATGTTGCTCTCGACCGGCGAACAGGAATCAGTCGCGCTGATGGCGATGGCGGTGCAGACGTTGGGCGAAGAGGCGATCAGCCTGACCGGGGGGCAAATCGGGATTGTCACCGATTCGACGCACACCAAAGCCCGCATCCGCAGCATCTCGACCAATCGAATGCGGCAGGCGCTGAAGGAAGGCAAAATCGTGATCGCCGCTGGGTTTCAGGGAACCGATGAGGACTTCAACATCACCACACTCGGTCGTGGCGGCAGCGATACGACGGCGGTCGCCTTGGCGGCCGTGTTGCAAGCGGATGTCTGTGAAATCTATACCGATGTCGAAGGGGTCTTCAGCACCGACCCGCGGATGGTGGAAGCCGCCCAAAAAATCAACCGCATCTCCTACGACGAAATGCTGGAGTTGGCCAGTTTGGGAGCGGGAGTGATGCACTCGCGGTCGATCGAATTCGCCGACAAATTCCGCGTGCCGATCCGTGTGCGTCCCGCCTATTCCGATGCGGAGGGAACTTTGGTTGCTCCTGAACCGGCGGATCATCTGCCGGTGGTCACGGGAGTGGCCTTTGTGCGCGATGAAGCCCGCGTCAGTTTGTCGAAGTTGCCCGACCGTCCCGGTGTGATGCAGGTTGTGCTGCAGAAAATGTCGGAGCGCAAAATCCCCGTCGATATGATCGTTCAAGACGTGGGGGACGGCGGTTTGGCCGAGGTCTCCTTCACCGTCCCGCAAAATGACCTCGCCGAAACTTTGACCGCCGCTGAGGCCGCCATTGAAGAATTGGGCGCGGGGAAAGTCTTGCACGGCACGAATCTCTCTAAGGTTTCGGTCGTCGGTGCGGGTATGCGGCGGCATACAGGAGTGGCAGCCCAGATGTTTCAAGCGTTGTGTGATGCGGAGGTGAACATCGGCATGATCACCACCAGCGAAATTAAGATTTCCGTGCTGGTCAGCCGAGATCAATGCGAGGCAGCCGTCCATGCGGTCCATGCGGGATTTGGATTGCACAAGGAACACGCGCAGACCCCGCCACTGGGACAGGCGCATGCCCCGGTAACAGGGACCGCGACGTTTACGAATGAAGAGTGGGAAAACGATGTGATCGCCAAATTGTCGTCGATGGAAGATATCGTCGTCAGCGATGTCCGCCTGGATCGCGAACAATCGCTGGTCACAATCAGCAACATCCCGGACACCCCCGGCATTGCCGCCGATCTGTTCAGCGCCAATGCCAAGGCAGACGTGATGGTCGATATGATTGTGCAAAACATCAGCCACAGCGGGTTGGCGCATCTTTCCTTCACAGTCCCCAAAGCGCAGTTGCAAACCAGCTTAGACGTTACTCGTGCAGTGGCTGAGAAATGGCCAACGGCGGAGCTGAATTCTCAGGATCACATCGCAAAATTGACGGTCACCGGCATCGGTCTGCGTAGCCATACGGGCGTGGGAGAACGAATGTTCCACGCGCTAGCGGCGGCCAATATCAACGTGCAATTGATCAATACCAGCGAAGTCCGCATCAGCACGGTGATCGACCTGGAGAGCGGCGAAGCGGCGCATCGCGCGGTGCTGGAGGCGTTTGGGTTGGAGGGATGA
- a CDS encoding TIGR01457 family HAD-type hydrolase has protein sequence MNHGFLIDMDGVIYRGSELIPGADEFISKLRREDIPFLFLTNNSQRTRRDVATKLRRMGINVEEEHVFTCAMATARFLARQKPCGTAYVIGEGGLTQALHTNGYSIVDHDPDYVVVGEGRSFNFEMIETAVRMILNGAKLVATNMDPNCPTQHGLRPGCGAIVAMLETATGQKAFSVGKPSPIMMRHARKELGLATSEVTMIGDTMETDILGGVEMGYNTVLVLSGGTCRDDLVNFAYQPGRVVDSIADLCEALELVAGSAA, from the coding sequence ATGAACCACGGATTTTTGATCGACATGGATGGTGTGATTTATCGGGGCAGCGAATTGATTCCGGGCGCGGATGAGTTCATATCGAAGCTGAGACGGGAAGATATTCCCTTTCTGTTTCTCACCAACAACAGCCAACGAACCCGACGCGACGTCGCCACAAAATTGCGGCGGATGGGGATCAATGTAGAAGAAGAGCACGTATTCACTTGTGCGATGGCGACGGCCCGCTTTTTAGCACGGCAAAAACCGTGCGGCACTGCCTATGTCATTGGCGAAGGGGGGCTGACCCAAGCCCTGCATACCAATGGCTACTCAATCGTCGACCACGATCCCGATTATGTCGTCGTCGGCGAGGGGCGTTCTTTCAACTTTGAAATGATTGAAACCGCTGTCCGAATGATTCTGAACGGCGCAAAATTGGTTGCGACCAACATGGATCCGAATTGCCCGACCCAACACGGACTTCGACCAGGCTGTGGAGCCATTGTGGCCATGCTAGAAACCGCAACCGGTCAGAAGGCATTCAGCGTCGGAAAACCAAGCCCAATTATGATGCGTCACGCGCGCAAAGAATTGGGTTTAGCAACGTCCGAGGTCACCATGATTGGCGACACCATGGAAACCGATATCCTGGGTGGCGTTGAGATGGGTTACAACACCGTGCTGGTCCTCTCCGGAGGCACTTGTCGAGACGATCTGGTCAATTTCGCTTACCAACCGGGACGAGTCGTTGATTCGATCGCCGACCTTTGCGAAGCACTCGAATTAGTCGCCGGATCCGCTGCGTGA
- a CDS encoding Gfo/Idh/MocA family protein, whose amino-acid sequence MSKIRWGVLGVAKIATVKVIPAMQQSDLCEITGIASRTAEKSRAAAEQLGIAKSYGSYEDLLADPDIDAVYNPLPNHLHVPWSIKALEAGKHVLCEKPIGLTSAEGQQLVDAGKAHPQLKLMEAFMYRHHPQWVRAKKLVKEGGIGELRTIQSFFSYFLSDPENYRNHADWGGGGLMDIGCYPISLSRFIFDSEPESVSGAVEYDPQFKIDRLASATMDFGVGTSTFTCGTQLTPYQRVNIFGTTGRVEIEIPFNAPPDRPCKIWHETAAGIEEISFDICDQYRIQGDLFSEAILGNTPVPTPIEDAVANMRVIEAIVRAGKAGAWEQV is encoded by the coding sequence ATGAGCAAAATCCGTTGGGGCGTTCTGGGCGTCGCCAAAATCGCGACCGTCAAAGTCATCCCCGCCATGCAACAAAGCGACCTGTGCGAAATTACGGGCATTGCCTCGCGGACGGCGGAAAAGTCGCGGGCTGCTGCTGAGCAGTTGGGAATCGCCAAAAGTTATGGGTCTTATGAGGACCTACTGGCGGACCCTGACATCGATGCGGTTTATAATCCGCTCCCCAATCATCTGCACGTCCCCTGGTCGATCAAAGCGCTCGAAGCTGGCAAGCATGTGCTCTGTGAAAAACCGATCGGACTGACATCCGCTGAGGGCCAGCAACTGGTCGATGCGGGCAAGGCACATCCGCAACTCAAGTTGATGGAGGCCTTCATGTACCGCCACCATCCCCAATGGGTGAGGGCCAAAAAATTGGTCAAAGAGGGCGGCATTGGCGAACTGCGGACGATTCAATCATTCTTCTCTTACTTTTTGAGCGACCCCGAAAATTATCGCAACCACGCCGATTGGGGCGGCGGCGGATTGATGGACATTGGGTGTTATCCGATATCGTTGTCCCGATTCATTTTCGACTCCGAACCGGAGTCTGTCAGCGGCGCAGTCGAATATGATCCGCAGTTCAAGATCGATCGCCTTGCCTCAGCAACGATGGATTTCGGTGTTGGGACAAGTACGTTCACCTGCGGGACGCAGCTCACTCCCTACCAGCGGGTGAATATTTTTGGCACGACCGGCCGCGTCGAGATTGAAATTCCCTTCAACGCCCCGCCAGACCGCCCGTGCAAAATTTGGCACGAGACGGCCGCCGGAATTGAGGAGATATCGTTTGACATCTGCGATCAATACCGCATCCAGGGGGATCTATTCTCAGAAGCAATACTGGGCAACACTCCCGTTCCCACCCCGATTGAAGATGCGGTTGCCAACATGCGCGTCATCGAGGCAATTGTGCGGGCAGGCAAAGCAGGGGCATGGGAACAGGTTTGA
- a CDS encoding class I SAM-dependent methyltransferase: MITDDLLRKGTAQHSQGQLVEATQSFRAVLRINPTHPAATRSLLSIAKQLRQPASQPTAGVDQQIDQERRKYEQVWQCDDYRRFSPGLQGAQLVDLIGYFRQHQVRTILDAGCGSGQLMQQIMTEFPEEFDLHGFDISANCLDPFFDAIRDEILTVGCLWNLAEFGEIYDGVICTDVMEHIPTHQVPACLENLRQCTAKAAYLGIALFPDGYGQKILGEPLHLTVKEPQWWISAIRNAGFTVTKALVENGPNENPMWLHALLTV, translated from the coding sequence ATGATCACGGATGATCTCTTGCGCAAAGGAACGGCGCAACACAGCCAGGGGCAACTGGTGGAGGCGACGCAGTCGTTTCGCGCCGTCTTGCGAATCAATCCCACTCATCCGGCAGCGACACGATCACTGCTGAGCATCGCCAAGCAACTCCGCCAACCGGCCTCCCAGCCGACGGCTGGTGTGGACCAGCAAATTGATCAAGAACGTCGCAAATATGAGCAGGTGTGGCAGTGCGACGACTACCGCCGATTTTCGCCCGGTTTGCAGGGCGCGCAGCTGGTCGATCTCATCGGTTATTTCCGCCAGCACCAAGTGCGGACAATCCTAGATGCCGGTTGCGGTTCTGGGCAGCTGATGCAACAAATCATGACCGAATTCCCCGAGGAATTCGATCTGCATGGGTTTGACATCTCCGCGAATTGTCTCGACCCATTTTTTGACGCGATCCGCGACGAAATTCTCACCGTCGGCTGTCTGTGGAATTTGGCAGAATTCGGGGAGATCTACGACGGCGTGATCTGCACCGACGTCATGGAGCACATCCCCACACATCAAGTCCCTGCTTGTTTGGAGAACCTTCGTCAGTGCACGGCGAAGGCCGCCTATTTAGGCATTGCTCTGTTTCCCGACGGTTACGGGCAAAAGATCCTCGGCGAACCTTTGCATCTGACCGTCAAAGAGCCGCAGTGGTGGATTTCGGCGATTCGGAACGCAGGATTCACCGTCACGAAGGCCTTGGTGGAAAACGGCCCCAATGAGAATCCCATGTGGCTGCATGCACTGCTGACGGTTTGA
- the nadA gene encoding quinolinate synthase NadA, with amino-acid sequence MSEFAENSTLKLSPLTVTEPEDYEDPLELMDEIDRLKVEKDATILAHYYVDGEIQDVADFNGDSLKLARDATQVSTSTIVFCGVHFMAESAKILNPEKTVLLPDLLAGCSLAESCPAEKLAAYQADLRAKGHDFETVSYINTSAAVKSLSDWIVTSGNAREIIDRVPTDKEILFVPDQHLGRYLSEVTGRDMILWPGSCMVHEIFSIQDMRRVKKNNPGSQVIAHPECPKSILDESDFIGGTEKMRRHVMEVTKPTTYLVATESAMIHPLEKAAPQHTFLPVPGVMESTGETCACNRCPHMARNTLQKLRDCLKTGQPEIEWQPYFEKAQEVLTRSLLQ; translated from the coding sequence ATGTCAGAGTTTGCTGAAAATTCGACGTTGAAATTGTCCCCCCTCACGGTGACGGAGCCGGAGGACTACGAGGATCCGTTGGAGTTGATGGACGAAATCGACCGTCTGAAGGTCGAAAAGGATGCCACGATTCTCGCGCATTATTACGTGGATGGCGAAATCCAAGATGTGGCCGATTTCAATGGCGACAGCCTGAAACTGGCCCGGGATGCGACGCAAGTGTCGACCTCGACGATCGTGTTTTGCGGTGTGCACTTCATGGCCGAATCAGCCAAAATTCTCAATCCGGAAAAGACGGTCCTGCTGCCTGATCTCTTGGCTGGCTGTTCCCTCGCTGAAAGTTGCCCAGCCGAAAAGTTGGCCGCCTACCAAGCGGACTTGCGTGCCAAAGGGCACGACTTTGAGACCGTCTCGTACATCAACACCTCAGCCGCTGTTAAAAGCTTGTCGGATTGGATCGTCACCAGCGGCAATGCTCGCGAAATCATCGATCGCGTTCCGACGGACAAGGAAATCCTGTTTGTCCCCGACCAGCATCTGGGACGATACCTGTCTGAGGTCACCGGCCGTGATATGATCCTTTGGCCCGGCAGTTGCATGGTGCATGAAATCTTCAGCATCCAGGACATGCGGCGGGTGAAGAAAAATAATCCCGGCAGCCAAGTGATCGCCCATCCGGAATGCCCTAAGTCGATTTTGGATGAGAGTGACTTCATCGGCGGCACGGAAAAAATGCGGCGACATGTGATGGAGGTCACCAAACCGACAACGTATCTCGTCGCGACCGAATCGGCAATGATCCATCCCTTGGAGAAGGCCGCGCCGCAACACACTTTTTTACCGGTCCCGGGCGTCATGGAATCGACCGGGGAGACCTGTGCCTGTAACCGCTGCCCACACATGGCTCGCAATACTCTGCAAAAATTGCGGGACTGCCTCAAAACCGGCCAACCGGAAATCGAGTGGCAGCCGTATTTTGAAAAAGCACAGGAAGTCCTCACGCGGAGTTTGTTGCAGTAA
- a CDS encoding NADPH-dependent FMN reductase has product MSTPKILAFAGSTRTDSFNKKLIHVAANAARAAGAEVTVIDLRDLELPLYDQDDEEAHGLPPGALRLKELMATHDGLLISSPEYNSSLSAVLKNAIDWASRKATPDEPALSSFTGKVAGIMSASPGGLGGLRGLVHLRSILSNIKVLVLPQQMAISAAHKAFSEDGSLKDTKQHEAIAEIAVRLAVVLQKLNS; this is encoded by the coding sequence ATGTCCACACCTAAAATCTTGGCATTTGCCGGCAGTACACGCACTGATTCATTCAACAAAAAACTGATCCACGTCGCCGCCAATGCCGCCCGCGCCGCCGGGGCTGAGGTGACGGTGATTGACCTGCGAGATTTGGAATTGCCGCTCTACGATCAAGATGACGAAGAGGCTCACGGATTGCCGCCGGGGGCGCTGCGCCTCAAGGAGTTAATGGCGACCCACGACGGGCTGCTGATTTCTTCACCGGAATACAACAGTTCGCTCTCAGCGGTGCTGAAAAATGCTATCGATTGGGCGTCCCGCAAGGCGACTCCCGACGAACCGGCGCTGAGTTCGTTTACAGGAAAGGTCGCCGGAATCATGAGTGCTTCGCCCGGTGGTTTGGGGGGCTTGCGAGGACTTGTTCACCTGCGGTCCATACTGTCCAACATAAAAGTGCTCGTCCTGCCGCAACAAATGGCGATTTCCGCAGCACACAAAGCATTTTCTGAGGATGGGTCGTTGAAAGACACGAAGCAACACGAGGCCATCGCCGAGATCGCCGTCCGTCTCGCAGTCGTGTTACAGAAGCTGAACAGCTAG
- a CDS encoding NAD(P)-dependent oxidoreductase, with product MKICIVGASGKLGKYMVQHALDRGYEVVGVCREKSVPKLDAFQDQITIMPGPTNDRDLIKRAVQGCDGVLTVLAPWGVHDYASGTAQAVMDYAPPGARLIFSCGWHITRDGQDVYSTLFKVLVAGISFIVRLARLVDLNDQVEACRRIFASDTRWTVVRGSDLEEGPSEGLPVWSHHVGDPILKSNLTRRIDFALFMVEALTNDDLIHEAPAIVGCKTASALEHGGKIDSTEE from the coding sequence ATGAAAATCTGTATCGTCGGCGCTTCCGGGAAACTCGGCAAATACATGGTGCAGCACGCGCTCGACCGGGGTTACGAGGTTGTGGGCGTCTGTCGCGAAAAGAGCGTCCCCAAGCTCGATGCGTTCCAGGACCAAATCACGATCATGCCCGGTCCAACCAACGACCGCGATTTGATCAAGCGAGCGGTCCAGGGGTGTGACGGTGTCCTCACGGTGCTCGCCCCGTGGGGTGTACACGATTATGCCTCCGGCACGGCTCAAGCGGTGATGGACTACGCGCCGCCGGGGGCGCGGTTGATCTTCTCCTGCGGTTGGCACATCACCCGCGATGGCCAGGATGTCTACTCAACATTGTTCAAAGTGCTTGTGGCAGGTATCAGCTTTATCGTGCGGCTGGCACGATTGGTCGACCTCAACGATCAAGTCGAAGCCTGCCGCCGCATCTTCGCCAGCGACACACGTTGGACCGTCGTCCGCGGTAGCGACCTCGAAGAGGGACCCAGCGAAGGACTCCCCGTCTGGAGCCACCACGTCGGCGATCCGATCCTCAAAAGCAACCTCACCCGCCGCATCGACTTCGCCCTGTTCATGGTCGAAGCGCTGACGAACGATGATTTGATCCACGAAGCTCCAGCGATTGTTGGGTGTAAGACGGCTTCGGCGCTGGAGCATGGGGGGAAGATTGACTCGACTGAGGAATAA
- a CDS encoding glycosyltransferase family 2 protein produces the protein MNSIKIAESTTKEPRSTQTPTFSVMTPVYNGEAFIHRCYGVLREQTFTDWEWVVVDDGSTDGTAEIVRLIDDDRIRLISYPENQGRGYARTEALKACRGDWVVLWDADDIYFPDRLERIEAARKQDYDYYCSYAVVVDNTLRIKGVRGFLPASGILPRFFVHSTLACPVELAREIGYDIFREKGGPGEDFRIVMTLGGHYNGFYDNDASAVYQEDREVNLQKSIDTNKAQKRALRMLYHEGILPQRPWGLFALMVRRSIKITILHLMRIAPGLYLRTVKLRAYGDTAPGFQLSQQRREFIDWVHRTDFSESIQQPQACPLVFPTTPLRKAN, from the coding sequence GTGAATAGCATTAAGATAGCGGAGTCCACCACCAAGGAACCGCGTAGCACGCAGACACCAACATTTTCTGTGATGACTCCTGTCTACAACGGCGAGGCGTTTATCCATCGCTGTTATGGAGTACTCCGAGAGCAAACGTTTACGGATTGGGAATGGGTCGTGGTGGACGACGGCTCCACAGACGGGACCGCCGAGATTGTTCGGTTGATCGACGATGATCGGATTCGCCTCATCAGTTATCCGGAAAACCAAGGTCGCGGTTATGCGCGGACCGAAGCGCTCAAAGCCTGCCGTGGTGATTGGGTTGTTTTGTGGGACGCCGACGACATTTACTTTCCGGACCGCTTGGAACGGATCGAAGCGGCCCGTAAGCAAGATTACGATTATTATTGTTCATATGCCGTCGTTGTCGACAACACATTGCGGATCAAAGGCGTGCGAGGATTCTTACCGGCATCGGGCATTCTGCCGCGATTCTTCGTGCATTCCACATTGGCCTGTCCGGTCGAGTTGGCCCGGGAGATTGGTTATGACATCTTTCGCGAGAAAGGTGGGCCGGGAGAGGATTTTCGGATCGTGATGACCTTGGGCGGCCATTACAACGGTTTTTATGACAACGATGCTTCGGCCGTGTATCAAGAGGACCGCGAAGTCAATTTGCAGAAATCTATTGATACTAACAAAGCCCAGAAGCGGGCATTACGGATGCTGTACCACGAAGGAATCCTGCCGCAACGTCCCTGGGGTTTATTCGCCCTCATGGTACGGCGGTCGATAAAAATCACAATTTTGCACCTCATGCGAATCGCCCCCGGGTTGTATCTGCGGACGGTCAAGCTTCGAGCCTACGGCGATACCGCACCCGGTTTTCAGCTTTCCCAACAACGGCGGGAATTCATCGACTGGGTCCATCGCACCGACTTTTCAGAGTCGATTCAGCAACCGCAGGCCTGTCCGCTCGTGTTTCCAACAACGCCACTGCGCAAAGCGAATTAG
- a CDS encoding RNA polymerase sigma factor — MSRNADDILNELLVIRAQHGDASALQLLIRRWHPKLIRHAHKLTEREDVAADVVQEGWVAIFRGLHRLKDPATFRGWAYRIVHHKSVDWIRSQTRERQLNHDLGQQITSPTVQKPPEELTDVEQLRNAIVRLTAEQQLLLRMFYDDEMPLKEIAAVLAVPEGTLKYRLFSLRQQLKKMIDRETS; from the coding sequence ATGAGCCGAAATGCTGACGACATTTTGAACGAACTTCTTGTGATACGCGCGCAACATGGTGACGCGTCCGCCTTGCAGTTGCTTATTCGTCGTTGGCACCCCAAGCTGATTCGCCACGCTCACAAACTGACCGAGCGCGAGGACGTGGCCGCGGACGTGGTTCAAGAGGGGTGGGTGGCCATTTTTCGTGGTCTGCATCGATTGAAAGATCCCGCCACCTTTCGCGGTTGGGCTTATCGGATTGTCCACCACAAGTCTGTCGACTGGATACGCTCGCAAACGCGCGAGCGACAACTTAACCACGATCTCGGCCAACAAATCACTTCGCCGACAGTGCAAAAACCACCCGAAGAATTGACTGATGTCGAGCAGTTACGAAACGCGATCGTGCGTTTGACGGCCGAGCAACAGCTGTTGTTGCGAATGTTCTACGACGACGAAATGCCTTTAAAGGAGATCGCGGCTGTTTTGGCCGTACCGGAAGGCACGCTGAAATATCGACTTTTTTCACTACGACAACAACTCAAAAAGATGATTGATAGGGAGACGTCATGA
- a CDS encoding glycosyltransferase translates to MRFLVLAYSYPPTVNPRAVRWGAIAQRWAAMGHHVDVISGWAPGQPREECHNQLHIRRVGGNLTERMRGLLRPGGAIASPKTDRRSSETQHVGRHSLKKIARACHDATWKKLYWPDSNCLWQTPAVKTAGRLLEEHRYDAVVSVSIPFTSHLVAHRLRSQMRNATWLVDVGDPFSFMDQCTPNNTALYRGKNTAWEHRIFRGSSAVSVTSDETADRYRDLFPDCADKIHVIPPLATQPCGPVNRQLQSEPLKLVYTGTLYRDIRNPRFLFELFGEMLKTIPRRGLELHLYGLVNDCSDIVATYQRKFGSALRVHGTVPPAAAQQAVANADVLINLGNSTSYQLPSKIVDYAATGKPILNLTTIDHDSSAAFLCTHPATMTVRHNDFLDQERIIRDVVGFIAAPPTVDAATLFQWMSPFTVENIADRYLQLVVPTETVQDPTTIWRNAA, encoded by the coding sequence ATGCGGTTTTTGGTTCTCGCCTATTCCTATCCCCCCACCGTCAATCCACGGGCCGTTCGTTGGGGTGCCATTGCTCAGCGCTGGGCGGCAATGGGGCATCACGTCGACGTAATCAGCGGGTGGGCGCCGGGACAACCGCGTGAAGAATGCCACAATCAACTCCATATTCGCCGCGTCGGGGGGAACCTCACCGAACGCATGAGAGGACTGCTGCGTCCGGGCGGTGCGATTGCTTCACCGAAAACGGATCGCCGGTCCAGCGAAACACAACACGTCGGACGCCATTCATTAAAAAAAATAGCGCGTGCCTGTCACGATGCGACTTGGAAGAAACTGTACTGGCCCGATTCCAATTGCCTATGGCAGACGCCGGCGGTTAAGACGGCGGGCCGGTTGCTCGAGGAACATCGCTACGATGCCGTCGTTTCGGTGTCGATTCCGTTTACGTCGCACTTAGTTGCTCACCGTCTGCGTTCGCAGATGCGCAACGCAACCTGGCTGGTCGATGTCGGCGACCCGTTTTCCTTCATGGATCAGTGCACCCCGAACAATACGGCGCTGTACCGAGGAAAAAACACAGCCTGGGAGCATCGCATCTTTCGTGGCTCGTCGGCGGTCTCAGTGACTAGCGACGAGACAGCGGACCGATATCGTGATCTTTTCCCGGATTGTGCTGACAAAATTCATGTCATCCCGCCACTGGCGACGCAGCCGTGTGGCCCTGTGAATCGCCAATTGCAATCCGAACCCCTCAAACTGGTTTACACTGGTACGTTGTACCGCGACATTCGTAACCCCAGATTTTTATTCGAACTGTTTGGGGAAATGCTCAAAACAATACCGCGGCGGGGATTGGAATTGCATCTGTACGGGCTTGTCAATGATTGCAGCGATATCGTCGCCACGTATCAACGCAAATTCGGCAGCGCACTGCGAGTTCACGGAACCGTGCCGCCTGCGGCGGCGCAACAGGCCGTCGCGAATGCCGATGTCCTCATCAATTTGGGGAATTCCACCAGCTATCAGTTGCCCAGTAAAATTGTCGACTATGCGGCGACAGGAAAACCGATTCTCAATTTAACGACGATCGACCACGACAGCTCCGCCGCATTTTTGTGTACTCATCCGGCAACGATGACGGTCCGCCACAATGACTTCTTGGACCAAGAAAGAATCATCCGTGATGTCGTCGGATTTATAGCCGCGCCTCCCACTGTCGATGCGGCTACGTTATTTCAATGGATGAGTCCCTTCACAGTCGAAAACATCGCAGACCGATATCTGCAATTGGTCGTTCCTACGGAAACGGTTCAAGATCCCACAACGATCTGGCGAAATGCCGCATGA